A segment of the Promicromonospora sukumoe genome:
TAATCCCGACGCCTATGCGAAGGCTCGTAACTATGCAACAAATGATAGTCCATTCAAGCCATACGCTCGCCAACTTCGTCAGCGGCTCCCCCACATGCTGCGCCGCCTCCCAAGCTTCGTTGTGCGTGAGCCCCAGCGTTGCCGCTAGCGCCTCTTCCATATCTCCCCGGGCAAAGATTTCCGCTTCGACATCCCGATAATCGGTGTAAAGAAGATGCGGAGACCTTCGCATATTGCCGGTAATTCCGTCGAGATCTCTATCGAGCGCAAAAAAGAGCAGTTTCTCCTCACCATCAACAATCTGCCGAAGTTCGCCTCTCTTTTTGTAAAAGTCATGCATGGCAAGCAGTCGTTGTTTTCCGCCAGCAGTTGACCCTTCGAACTTGATCGAACTGGCATCGCGCACGTCGTGGCCAGCCGCGACTATCCGATCGCTGGCATCCAAGACGCGCTCATAGAAGTACACATCGTGGCCAATTCCTTCAACAATCAGCCAAATCCGACGGCCACCCATCATAACTCTTTTGGCAAATCCTGCCTGACTTCTCTCGATGATTTCGCTCATATCCGATGAATGAACCTCCGGTCGACATGTGCCATGACATCGGGACTGTGAGTCGCAAGGATCAACTGGCAAGCAGGATTTACGGTGAGCATCGTTCCGACAAGACGCTCCTGCCAGTCCACATGCAGCGAGATCTCTGGCTCGTCTACGATCACGCTGTTAGCACCTCCGGCCATGACATGCAGCAGAATAAAAAGAAGTTGACGCTCACCAGAAGAAAGTGCTCGCAGCGGAATCTCCTTTCGACCCATTCGCACTTCTATGCCACGGCGGCCGAGAGACAATTGCTTGTCGCCCGAATAAAACTCGGCAACTAGGCGCTCAAGTTCCCGCTGCGGTAGGAGAGCCCGGTCGACCCTCTCCGTTACTTCCTTTATGTGTTCGACAACTTCTGCGTAGTGTCTCTCACGCTGATAGCGCTGCATGAACGACTGACGATTAAAGTTCACCTTGATGTTCTGATCCTGAAGGAATGCCCTCGTCAGTTTGTAGGCATGATCGGGTTCAGTCGGGAGAAAGTCAGTCGGCGGCCTCTTCTCTTCGGGCCCGCCGAACAGAACTGACAATACCCTACCTAGACCTTGCTGCTGAATCACGCGAATCTCAGAAAGCGACGACGCCTGGTAATGAATCCATTGCTCGTTAACGCGCTTCGAGAAGGCTTCGTCTAAGGATGCTTCGTAATCGACTTCGGCGCTTGAC
Coding sequences within it:
- a CDS encoding AAA family ATPase; this encodes MAHIVKAQIDGIGGRADTLRIRFDRNLNVIWGLNGSGKTTLLRVLNAALSNDVTSLVGSPVTGASIEIVDNEGRRLTRRYQREQSGLSAQRRDQIDRAFLGRDPEVEMNFATYMALEGMLRPEEERTWRTTYHDPDVGHEVGEFGHQYLSINRLVRGLRGTRPSSAEVDYEASLDEAFSKRVNEQWIHYQASSLSEIRVIQQQGLGRVLSVLFGGPEEKRPPTDFLPTEPDHAYKLTRAFLQDQNIKVNFNRQSFMQRYQRERHYAEVVEHIKEVTERVDRALLPQRELERLVAEFYSGDKQLSLGRRGIEVRMGRKEIPLRALSSGERQLLFILLHVMAGGANSVIVDEPEISLHVDWQERLVGTMLTVNPACQLILATHSPDVMAHVDRRFIHRI